Genomic segment of Candidatus Flexicrinis affinis:
ACCGATGTGGCGAATCTTGCCCGCCTGTTGAATTGCGTTGAGCACCGCCATTGTCTCCGCAATGGGCGTCGACGGATCGGGCCAGTGGAGCTGATAGATGTCGATGTAATCGGTATCGAGCCGATCGAGGCTGTCGTCGATTTCCTGCCTGATACGATCAGGCGACAGGTCGTTGACGATCACACCATCGGCGTTCCACTTCAGGCCGCACTTGCTGGCGATCACGACACGGTCTCGTCTGCCGCTCAGTGCGCGCCCGAGGATCGTCTCGGCGTGACCGAACCCGTAGACCGGCGCGACGTCGAAAAACGTTACGCCGAGTTCGAAAGCGCGATGGATCGCGCGGATCGACTGCTCGTCGTCGCTTCCATTCCAGATCGCGCTGCCACCGGCTGCCCAACAACCGAAGCCCACGGCGGAGAACTGGATATCGGTACATGCGACTGTTTTGGTCTTCATGCTCTACGACCTTCCTCTAGGAAACGATCGTACACCTCAGGATTGGCGACGTGTTCCGGTCGTTGCCCGGTGAGCACGGCCAGTGCGTTCTGCGATGCCATCAGGCCCATGCGCAGGGTCGTCTCTTCCGTGGACGAGCCGACGTGCGGCGTGGAGATGAAGTTCTCGAGCGCTAACAGCGGACTGTTTGCTGGAGGCTCGACCGCGAAGGCGTCGAACGCGGCTCCGGCCAGATGGCCCGATTGCAGCGCTTCGAACAGCGCTTGCTCGTCGACAATGCCGCCGCGCGCGGTGTTGATGAGGAACGATCCGGGCCGCATTCGGGCGAGGCGCTCCCGGTCGATCAAACTGCGGGTTTCCGCAGTCAAAGGCAGGTGCAGGCTCACGATATCGCTGTCAGCCAGAAGCTGGTCGACCGAGGATGGCCGCGCGTTCAGCCTTTCGAGGATGTCTTGAGGCGGCGGATACGGGTCGTAGAAGACAACCGTCATACCGAACGCGAATGCAAGTTGGGCGACCCGCTGACCGATGCGCCCCATGCCGAGGATTCCGAGTGTCTTTCCGGCAAGTTCGCGACCTTTTAGAAGCGACCAGTCGGCGCGGCGCATCTGGCGATCCTGCCGCGGCAAATTGCGCGCCAGCGCCAGCATGAACCCGAGGGTCAGCTCCGCGACGGCGTTGGTGTTGCCACCGGGCGTATAGGTGACGACAACGCCCCTGTCGGTTGCCGCTGCGAGGTCGACGCGGTCATACCCCACGCCATAGCGGGACACCACCTTCAGCCGGTCGGCCCGTGACATTACGTCCGCGTTCACATCGTCTACGCCGAGGATAGCCGCGTCAATCCCGGCAATCAGGTCGGCAAGTTCGGCCGCCGAGTGGGGGTGATCGATCGGGCTGTTGACGATCTCGCAACCCGCGTCACGCAGTATCTGCTGGTGCGGGCCGTCCAGCTTGCGAAACGAACGGGTGGTGACCAGCACGCGCCAGTGTGTCATGGTTGATCTGCCTTATCCGTACTTGGGATTGTCCGCAACCTCTACGTGACCGCCAGCCTCGAGGATTAGCTTGCGAAACCCGTCCCGCTCGATGGTCCCGTAATCGTGGCCGGCATCACCTGCCCACGCCGCGAAGAACACGAACGGCACGGTGCCAATGTTGACGGTGCGATGCGCCCAATAGGGCGGGACGTAAGCGGCGGTGCCCGGTTTCATGAACTGCACGTCGGTGGCGCCTTCTTGTGTTTGCATCACCAGACACCCGTCGCCAGACAGGCCGAGGTACACCTCGCCTTCTTCCCGCCGAGCGTGATAATGCCCTTTCGTCATGTGGAACTCGTCGCCGACTTTGCCCGGATGGATGACGGTCGTGCAGTGCAGGATATGGCCTGCTTCCTCAGGCAGCGTCGTGACGTACACCTCGTACAGCAGGCGGTCGCCCTCGTCCGCGAGGATGCGCTCGACAGCGCCGGTATCGGCGAACATCGTCCGCATTTGACTGAGGTAGCGCTTGATAATCCCTGTCTCGGGCGTAAACACGCCGGTCCTCAGGTCAATCTCGGTCTTGAACGGTTGCAGGATAGCCATTTATGACCCTTTCTTGCCCAGAGCGTGCGGGATGTTGAGCCAATTCTGCTCGAAACCTTCGATCCACGCCTGTGTCAGCGGCGAGTCGTTCAGCCGCATAAAGACGTCGTACTGCATGACCAGTACTGGTGCGCCAGCGCGGAGGACGGCTTCGGCTTGTTCCGGGCTGCGGATCGAGGCGGCGGCGATTTGTGTCGTGACGCCGTGTCGCGCGTACATTGTGGCGATGTCGGACACCAGCCCATACGCGTCCACGTTCGCGTCCTGAATACGCCCGATGTACGGGGCGACGTAGGCCGCACCGGCGCGAGCTGCCAAATACGCTTGATTGAGCGTCGCAATGGTCGTGATCAGCGGTCTGAGGCCCTCGTCAGCGATCCTGCGGGCCGCCGCCATTCCGGCATGCGTGGCGATCAGCTTGGGGTGGATGTTGGGTGAAATCCGGCGCAGGTTGTCCATCTCGCGCAGGTAGTCGTCAGGGGTGGGGCCGTGAAGCTGCACGTAGAGCGGCACATCGACACTGCTGCACACATAGGCGACGACATTTTCAAGCGTACGCCCGTCGGCCGTCCAGCGTTCCATGATGGCCGGGTTGGTCGCGATGGCATCGGCGAGGCCGTAGTTGGCGGCCTGAATGGCCTGCTCGGGGGTGCCCTCTATCCAAAACTCCATGTTGACCTCCAGCCTATGCACTGCGAATCCGTCGGATCAGCTCCAACGTCGCTGCCGTCAGGTCTGCGATTTTGTCGAATGCGCCGGCCTTGATCCACCCGCTCTGAATAAGCTGGCTGCCCATGCCGACACACGCCACGCCGGCATCGAACCACTCGCGCAGGTTCGTTTCGTCCGGGGTGACACCACCGGTCGGCATGATCTTGCTCCACGGCCGCGGCGCAAGGACGGCTTTGACAAACCCCGGGCCACCCACCGCACTACCGGGGAACATCTTGACGAACTCGGCGCCGTGCTCCTCGGCGGCTGCGATGGTGTTGAGATCGCCACAGCCCGGGACGTACGGCAGCTTCCTCCGATTGCACATGCGCGCAACGGCCTCGTTGAACGTAGGCCCGATAATGAAGTTGGCGCCGTGGGCGGCATACAGCGCCGCGGTCGCTTCGTCCTCAACCGAGCCGACCCCGACGATCATAGTCGGGTGATTCGCCCGGCAGTACTTGACGAGCTGCGAAAACACTTCGATCGCGAAGTCGCCGCGGTTCGTGAACTCGACGACGTGGCTTCCCCCGGTCGACAGCGCGCCGACGACCTTCTGTGCGACGTCGGCGTCCGGGTGGTAGAACAGCGGGACCATACCGTCTTGAAGGATGGTGTTGTAGACAGTCATGCGATCGAACTGAGCCATGTTTGAAGTTCCTTGTTAACTTGGGCGAAGAGCAGATGCCGCTTCGTCGAGGCGCTTGAACACATCGGGTGTGAGCTGCAGGTGGAACACTTCGGCGATGACTTGTGTCCAACCGTGCAGGAAATAAACCCAACCGTCTTCGATCACTAAACCGCGCTGTGCGGCTTGCCGTTCTGCTTGGTGCATGAAGTCGAGCGCGCCGCGGTAGTTCAACTCCCACACGTAGCCGCCAAGCGGGAACGCCCCAGCGTCGGAGATCGGCGAGCCGGGGCGATCCTTGCCGAGGCCGGTGGCATTAATGACCAGCGATCCCGCGGGCAGATCTGCCATGAGCCGATCGTTTTCGGCAGCGGACTGGGTCAACCGATACTCGAACTCGATCGGCGTATTCAGCCGCGTGTGAATCTCCTTCAGCGCGTCAATCCGTTCCTGCGCGATGTCCGCCATGATCATGCGTGGAGGATACTCCCCCGTGTTCGACCGTTCGGCAAGGAAGATGCTAATCGCAATCGCCGCGCCGCCGGCCCCGAGGCATAATACATGCCCGCCGCTCTGGCGCCAGTGGTCGGCTGGAATGAAGTGGTCGAGTGCCAAGCCGGACGATATCGGGTCTTTGGCGTGCCCGCACAGTTTGCCGTCCTGCTTTGAAATTGACGAGATTTCGCCACAGATATCTGCGTAAGGATCGAGATAGTCGAACAGGTCGCGGCACGCTTCGAGCAGGTCGATCTTGTGAGTTGTCACCAGCGCGCCACGGGTCATCGGGTCGTCGCGAATGTGCTCGACGATCGAACGATAAGTGTCCGCCGGCGCGTGAATGGGCGCGTCGTAACCGACGATCTGCGCACCCAACCCGAGGATCTCAGACCATTTCGGGAAGACGCTCATAATGGATGATTTGGTGGTTGTCACCCCGATGAAGTACATGGTGGGTTGACGCTGTGGCGCAAGCATGGGGGCACCCTTAGGTTACATCGCGGCGATCTCGTCGTAGATCGGTTCTAGCGCCTCGTAAAGCCGGTTAAAGATCGGGTAGGCGCGCTCGTATGTTGCTTGCGCCGCCGGATTTGGCCTAACCGTCGACGCGATTTGGTTCATCGATTCGATCATCTCGAAGCCGGGGTACAGGCCGACCCCGACGCCGCCGACCAACGCCGCGCCCATCGAAGTCGCTTCTTCGAGGATCGCGAGACGGTGAATCGGGATGCCGTAGACGTCGGCCATGATTTGATTCCAGACCCGCCCGGCCGCGCCTCCGCCGATCACGCGCATCGCGTCAATGTGGGTACCCTGAGCACGAAACGCATCGAGAATGACGCGCAGGTTCATCGTGACGCCTTCCAACACAGCCCTAAGCATGTGCGCGCGCGTGTGTCGTATCGTCAATCCGACGAATCCGCCGCGCGCATGCGGATTCCAGCGCGGGCTCCGCTCCCCAAGCAGGTAGGGGAGGTAGAAAAGCCCCTCTGCACCGGGGGCGATCTTTTCGATCTCGAGATTGATGAGCTCGTAGCTGCTGATGCCAAGCCGGCTTGCTGCCTCCTTTTCGAAGGTCGCGAGTTGGTCACGCGTCCACTGGTATGACGCGCCTGCGGCCTGCATCGTGCCGGTTGGCATGACCATGTCGGGGATGACGTGGCCGAAGGTAAACGTCCGGAACTGCGGGTCGAAAATCGGCTTGGGCGTCGACACGGCAATCCATGACGACGAGCCAACGTAGTTGTAAGCAGAGCCTTCGCGGATAACACCGGCGCCTGCCGCCGCACATGCGCCATCACCGCCGCCGATGACGACTGGCGTGCCAGCGGCGACACCGACCTCGTCGGCTATGCCCGGCAGCACCGCACCAACCACCTCGACCGACTGCCGAAGCGCCGGTAGTTTTTCGATCGGGAGGCCAACGGCATCGAGGATCGCCGCCGACCAGGTACCGGTGCCGAGGTCGTACAGGTTCATACTCGACCCGTCCGAGGGATCGGTGACGAATTCCCCCGTCAGGCGCGCGACGATTGAGTCTTTGGCGTGGACGAACTTGTAAGTGCGGTCGTAGAGGTCGCGCTGGTGCTCGCGAATCCAAAGGATTTTCGCCAATGAGTACGACGCGCTGAGGCGATGCCCTGTGATACGGTAGACATCCTCGAATGCGACCCGCTCCCCGATCCATTTCTCTTGCGCCAGCGAGCGCTGGTCGGCCCAGATAATGGCGTTGCGCAGCGGGCGGGCGTCTCGATCAAGCGGGACTGCGCCCATCATCTGCCCACTGAAGGTGATGCAGGCGATGTCGTTTTTGGCAACGCGCGTTTCGGCGAGCAGCCGCTGCGTGGATTGGCAAACGGCCTTCCACCAATCGTCCGGATTCTGCTCGGCCCATCCGGTGTGCGCATATTCGGTTTGGTAAGGGTAGAAGTTCGCGCCGACGAGCCGGCCCTCGCGATCGTATAAAGTCGCCTTGTTGCCGGTTGTGCCGAGGTCATGCGCGATGATGAATTGGGCCATGATGCGTGTCTCGCATAGAACGAACTGCTTGACAATCGTATGCCGTGTACAGTATATTCCACGCAACCTGTAATTACAAGTCATTAGGGGCTATAACAAGTGTTAGATGCCCGCGACACAGTCTTTGCCAACCATCGTATAGACCCACTTAAGCCGGTCCCGTATCACGTGCAGGTATATCAGGCGATCGAGCAGATTATCGGCGCGTCAATGCGCCCCGGCGACCAGCTCCCCGGCGAACCGCGCCTATGCGAGCTGTTCGGCGTTAGCCGCACGGTGATCCGTCAGGCGCTCGATCAACTGCTGCGTGACGGATTGATTCTGCGCGTCATGGGCAAAGGCACGTTCGTGGCCGAGCCCAAGATCCCCGAAGGGCTTGTAGGCAGCGTGTCCGGTTTCCACGAAGACATGGTCGCTAAGGGCTACACGCCCGTGTCTCGCGTGCTGTTGCAGCAGCGGGTCAAACCGACCGTCAAGGTCGCCCGCAACCTCGAAATCAGTGCCAGCACCGACGTGATCGAACTGCGGCGAGTTCGTTATGTCAACGGCATTCCGATCCAACTGGTGTCGAATTACCTTCCGTATGCATCGTGTCCATCCGTATTGGATGCCGATCTGACACATCGGTCGTTGTATGGACACATGCGCGAGAAGTACGGCCTCGAGATCGCACGAGGGAAACGGATTATCGAAGCGGTACTCGCCAACGAAGAGGAGTCGGGCCTGCTCGAAGTGCCGATCGGTGCCCCGCTGTTGGTGGTAGACAGCGTCAGTTTCCTCGCAGACGGCACGCCGATTGAGTACTACCACGCCGTCCACCGCAGCGACCGTGCCCGGTTTGAGATCGAGGTCGCGCGGTCACGTCCGTAATTCATGTACGAGAGCACCACTGCCGGAGCCATCCGCGGTGTTCACCCTGACGGATTGAGTGAATGGAGTTCCTAGTTGAAGCGATCTTGTCCGAACGTTCCTACCAGCAATACCTCAAGTACTGTGCACAGGAGATCTACAATGCGTAAATTCACTGTCTTTGTCTTCGTCGCGGCACTGCTCGTGCTGAGCCTCGGCGTTACCGCGCAGGGCGAGTTTGCCGGCCAGACCATCGTCGTCGTCACCCAGACTGGCCGTTCGATCGGCGGACCGGTCGAGGACTTTGCCCCCGAGTGGGAAGCGATGACTGGCGCCGACGTGCAGCTTCAGCAGTTTGCCTTTGGCGAGCTGTACGAGAAGATGATCACCGCCTTTGAGACCGGTTCGATCGACTATGACATGATGATCTTCCCGGCCGACTGGGCAGGCGACTTCATGGCCCCGGGCTACCTTGAACCGATGCCGCAAGAATTACTCGATGCCCTTGAGCCGGACGACATCATCCCGCTGTATGCCGACCGGATCACGGCGTGGGGCGACACCGTATATGCACTTCCGTACGACGGTGACTCGCACATGATGTACTACCGCAAGGATCTGGTGAACCCGGAAAGCCCGTACGCCGCTGAATTCGAGGCCGAGTATGGCTATCCGCTCGATGAGCCCCAGACTTGGGATCAGTACTTCGACATCGCGACGTTCTTCAACGGCCGTGAGGTTGAGACCGCGGGCGAAATGCTGCCGATCTACGGTGTCGCCGAAGCCCAGCGTCGTAATGCCCAGAGCTACTGGGTGTATCTGTCGCACGCGGCCGGCTATGCCAAGACCCCGGGCAATCCGTGCTTCTTCTTCGACTGCGCCGATATGACGCCTGAGGTCAACAACCCCGGCTTCGTGCGCGCGCTGGAAGAATACGTCGCGCTGCGCGCCCTCGGCCCGGAAGAAATGATCAACTGGGACGTGGCGGACACGCGCGTTCAGTTCCCGGCGGGCATTAGCGTCTTCAACATCGACTGGGGCGACGTGGGCCCGATTTCGTACAACCCTGACGCGTCGGTCATCGTCGGTGATACCGGCTTTGCACCGCTGCCCGGTGGTACCGAATACTGGGATTCGCAGGCGGATGCGTGGGTAACGCCGGAAAGTGGCGTTAATCGCGCTCCGTTTATCGCGTTCGGTGGCTGGATCATCGGCGTGGCCGCGGACAGCGATGTCAAGGAAGCTGCGCTCGACTTTGCAGCCTTCATGGCGCGTCCGGAATTGGTCCGCCAGCTCGCGACCATCCCCGACACGGGTATCAACCCGTCGCGTTACAGCCAGCTTAACGTCGAAGACGTCTCGCTGTGGGTCGAGTCCGGCTTCGATGAAGAGGGCGCCGTGGACTACCTCAGCGCCATCCTCGAAGGCATCTCGCACCCGAACTATGTGCTCGACATCCGTATCCGCGGCAGCGCCGAGTACCTGAGCGTCCTCGATACCGAAGTCGCCCGTGCGCTGGTCGGTGAGATCACCGCGCAGGAGGCACTCGACAACGTGGCCGCGCAGTGGAACGACATCACTGACCGTCTTGGTCGCGAAGAACAGCTTGCGCAGTATCGCGCCTCCGTGGGTTACGGCGAGTAGCCGTTCAGAATAGTTGGCCGTTGGGGTGTGCATCTAGCACACCCCAACTCTTCATCCCACGGAGGAACCTAATATGGCGCGCCAAGCAAAAGCCGGAGATGCACCGTTCGACCGAAATGTTGTGATGAAACGCGTTTTTCTTTCGCCGGCGATCATAATTTTGCTGGCGCTTTCGATCTTCCCGCTGCTGTGGTCGCTGGGCATGAGCGTCACCGATATCCAGCGTGGCGACAACCGCGGTGCCGCTGCTGCGGCTGAAGCAGGCGAGGACTCCGGGTTTCTTGGCCTCGGGTTCAACATCACGCTTCAAAACTATCAGCGCATGTTCAGCGATCAACGCCTGCATTCGACAATACGCAATACGCTTGTCTTTGTGTTTTCAGGTGTGACCATACAGTACGTCATCGGCTTTGGCCTCGCGATGGTGCTCAATCAAGACTTCCGAGGGCGCAGCATCGTCAGGGTGATCTTCCTCATGCCGATGATGATGAGCCCGGTGGCGGCGGCGTATGCCGGGCGCATGATGTTCGACTCGAGCATTTCGCCGCTGGCGCAGTTCCAGCGCACGCTCACCGACACGTTGCAAGGTATCGGTGCGATCCTTCCGGGGACATTTCTGGATGACGCTGTCGTTCGCATCCCGTGGCTGACCGACGCGGGGTGGGCGCCGGTCACTATGGTGCTGATCGACAGTTGGCAGTGGATTCCGTTCGTCACATTGCTGCTGCTTGCCGGCATGCAGACCATCCCCGACGAATTGTACGAGGCGGCCAAAGTTGACGGGGCGAATTCGCTGCAGATTCTGCGCAGCATTACCTTCCCGATTCTGCTCCCGATTTCGGCGACGGTCATCCTGATCCGCGGCCTCGAAATCTTCAAGATCATCGACATTATCATGGTGACGACAGGCGGCGGACCGGGCAACGCGACCGAGTCGCTAACGATGTACATCTTCGACACGGCGTTGACGTTCGGCAACTACGGCTATGCCGCGTCGATCTCGTTTGCGCTGCTGGCGACGGTCATCCTGTTCGCCACCGTGTTCCTCGCCGGCATGCGACGCATCACGCCCCGATAGGAGGCCAGCATGAGACGCAATCGCAGCTTCCTCCATTCGGTCGCGCTGTACGGCATCGTGATCTTCTGGTGCTTTATCGTCCTGTTCCCGTTCTATTGGATGCTCTCGACTTCGTTTAAGACCCAGATCGCCGTCAGCCGTGGGCCGCGCTACGTGCCGCAGTTCGAACTGCCGTTTATAACGGTGACCAACGAGGACGGCGAACAAGAGCCGTTCAAGACGCCGGGCGACTTCACGCCGACGCTGCAGCATTGGAACGATCTATTCACGCGTGACCGCGACGAGGTCGTGCGTCACTTTCGCAACAGCTTGATTGCGGCGACCGGCAGCATGATCTTCTCGATCATCATCGGCTCAATGGCTGGCTACGGCCTGTCGCGCTTCCGGTACTACTGGGCGCGCTTGGGCTGGGACAACGACAACATCGCGTTTTGGATCGTGTCGAACCGGTTCCTGCCGCCGGCGTTGTTCGTGGTGCCGTTTCTGCTGCTGTACTCGACGCTGGGGCTCGTCGATAAGCACTTCGGCCTGATCCTCGCCTACACGATGTTCAACGTACCATTCGCCGTGTGGATCATGCGCGACTTCTTCAACGGCCTGCCCGAAGAGCTTGAAGAAAGCGCAATGATCGACGGCGCGACGCGCTGGGTGGCCTTCATCCGCATCGTACTGCCGTTGAGCGCGCCGGGCCTCGTGGCGGTCGCCATCTTCTCGTTTGTGTTCTCGTGGAACGAGTACTTGTACGCGTTGATGCTCACGAATTACGAGGCCATCACGATGCCGGTGCTCATCGCCGGACAGAACAATACACGCGGCATTCAGTGGTGGTTTATCTCCGCGCTGACGCTGACAGCCGTGGCGCCGGTGGTGCTGATCGGCCTTGCGCTGCAGCGGTACATCACGCGCGGCTTGGTCTCGGGAGCGATCAAGGGGTAGGCATCGCTCCGACCGAGACGGTATGAATCAACCGGCCCTGCCGAAAAAGGCAGGGCCGGTCTCTTGTTCCGAATTCCGGAGGCGCCTACTTAATCCCTGAGTGCATGAAGCTCTGGATGAACTGGCGCTGGAAGATCAGGAAGATCAACAGCAGCGGCGCCACGATGATCAACGTCGCCGCCATGATCAGGCTCCACTGCGCGCCGATGTCGGTCAACTGTGTGAAACGCAGCAAGCCCATCGTCAGCGGGCGGGCGTTGTCGCTGGTGACGACCAGCGGCCACAGCAGCGAATTCCAGTGGAAGCTCACACTGACCAGCCCGAACGCGATCAACGTCGGCCGGCTCGGCGGCAGATAGACGTGCCAGAGCAGGTGATACCAGCGGCACCCGTCGATTTGCCCGGCCTCGACCAGCTCGGTCGGGACTTCGAGGAATGCCTGGCGCATCAGGAACGTCCCGAACGCCGAGCCGAAGTACGGAATCGCGATTGCC
This window contains:
- a CDS encoding phosphoglycerate dehydrogenase, with amino-acid sequence MTHWRVLVTTRSFRKLDGPHQQILRDAGCEIVNSPIDHPHSAAELADLIAGIDAAILGVDDVNADVMSRADRLKVVSRYGVGYDRVDLAAATDRGVVVTYTPGGNTNAVAELTLGFMLALARNLPRQDRQMRRADWSLLKGRELAGKTLGILGMGRIGQRVAQLAFAFGMTVVFYDPYPPPQDILERLNARPSSVDQLLADSDIVSLHLPLTAETRSLIDRERLARMRPGSFLINTARGGIVDEQALFEALQSGHLAGAAFDAFAVEPPANSPLLALENFISTPHVGSSTEETTLRMGLMASQNALAVLTGQRPEHVANPEVYDRFLEEGRRA
- a CDS encoding glucose-6-phosphate isomerase (catalyzes the formation of D-fructose 6-phosphate from D-glucose 6-phosphate) — protein: MAILQPFKTEIDLRTGVFTPETGIIKRYLSQMRTMFADTGAVERILADEGDRLLYEVYVTTLPEEAGHILHCTTVIHPGKVGDEFHMTKGHYHARREEGEVYLGLSGDGCLVMQTQEGATDVQFMKPGTAAYVPPYWAHRTVNIGTVPFVFFAAWAGDAGHDYGTIERDGFRKLILEAGGHVEVADNPKYG
- a CDS encoding bifunctional 4-hydroxy-2-oxoglutarate aldolase/2-dehydro-3-deoxy-phosphogluconate aldolase; translation: MAQFDRMTVYNTILQDGMVPLFYHPDADVAQKVVGALSTGGSHVVEFTNRGDFAIEVFSQLVKYCRANHPTMIVGVGSVEDEATAALYAAHGANFIIGPTFNEAVARMCNRRKLPYVPGCGDLNTIAAAEEHGAEFVKMFPGSAVGGPGFVKAVLAPRPWSKIMPTGGVTPDETNLREWFDAGVACVGMGSQLIQSGWIKAGAFDKIADLTAATLELIRRIRSA
- a CDS encoding shikimate dehydrogenase, translated to MLAPQRQPTMYFIGVTTTKSSIMSVFPKWSEILGLGAQIVGYDAPIHAPADTYRSIVEHIRDDPMTRGALVTTHKIDLLEACRDLFDYLDPYADICGEISSISKQDGKLCGHAKDPISSGLALDHFIPADHWRQSGGHVLCLGAGGAAIAISIFLAERSNTGEYPPRMIMADIAQERIDALKEIHTRLNTPIEFEYRLTQSAAENDRLMADLPAGSLVINATGLGKDRPGSPISDAGAFPLGGYVWELNYRGALDFMHQAERQAAQRGLVIEDGWVYFLHGWTQVIAEVFHLQLTPDVFKRLDEAASALRPS
- the xylB gene encoding xylulokinase, giving the protein MAQFIIAHDLGTTGNKATLYDREGRLVGANFYPYQTEYAHTGWAEQNPDDWWKAVCQSTQRLLAETRVAKNDIACITFSGQMMGAVPLDRDARPLRNAIIWADQRSLAQEKWIGERVAFEDVYRITGHRLSASYSLAKILWIREHQRDLYDRTYKFVHAKDSIVARLTGEFVTDPSDGSSMNLYDLGTGTWSAAILDAVGLPIEKLPALRQSVEVVGAVLPGIADEVGVAAGTPVVIGGGDGACAAAGAGVIREGSAYNYVGSSSWIAVSTPKPIFDPQFRTFTFGHVIPDMVMPTGTMQAAGASYQWTRDQLATFEKEAASRLGISSYELINLEIEKIAPGAEGLFYLPYLLGERSPRWNPHARGGFVGLTIRHTRAHMLRAVLEGVTMNLRVILDAFRAQGTHIDAMRVIGGGAAGRVWNQIMADVYGIPIHRLAILEEATSMGAALVGGVGVGLYPGFEMIESMNQIASTVRPNPAAQATYERAYPIFNRLYEALEPIYDEIAAM
- a CDS encoding GntR family transcriptional regulator — encoded protein: MLDARDTVFANHRIDPLKPVPYHVQVYQAIEQIIGASMRPGDQLPGEPRLCELFGVSRTVIRQALDQLLRDGLILRVMGKGTFVAEPKIPEGLVGSVSGFHEDMVAKGYTPVSRVLLQQRVKPTVKVARNLEISASTDVIELRRVRYVNGIPIQLVSNYLPYASCPSVLDADLTHRSLYGHMREKYGLEIARGKRIIEAVLANEEESGLLEVPIGAPLLVVDSVSFLADGTPIEYYHAVHRSDRARFEIEVARSRP
- a CDS encoding extracellular solute-binding protein; this encodes MRKFTVFVFVAALLVLSLGVTAQGEFAGQTIVVVTQTGRSIGGPVEDFAPEWEAMTGADVQLQQFAFGELYEKMITAFETGSIDYDMMIFPADWAGDFMAPGYLEPMPQELLDALEPDDIIPLYADRITAWGDTVYALPYDGDSHMMYYRKDLVNPESPYAAEFEAEYGYPLDEPQTWDQYFDIATFFNGREVETAGEMLPIYGVAEAQRRNAQSYWVYLSHAAGYAKTPGNPCFFFDCADMTPEVNNPGFVRALEEYVALRALGPEEMINWDVADTRVQFPAGISVFNIDWGDVGPISYNPDASVIVGDTGFAPLPGGTEYWDSQADAWVTPESGVNRAPFIAFGGWIIGVAADSDVKEAALDFAAFMARPELVRQLATIPDTGINPSRYSQLNVEDVSLWVESGFDEEGAVDYLSAILEGISHPNYVLDIRIRGSAEYLSVLDTEVARALVGEITAQEALDNVAAQWNDITDRLGREEQLAQYRASVGYGE
- a CDS encoding sugar ABC transporter permease yields the protein MARQAKAGDAPFDRNVVMKRVFLSPAIIILLALSIFPLLWSLGMSVTDIQRGDNRGAAAAAEAGEDSGFLGLGFNITLQNYQRMFSDQRLHSTIRNTLVFVFSGVTIQYVIGFGLAMVLNQDFRGRSIVRVIFLMPMMMSPVAAAYAGRMMFDSSISPLAQFQRTLTDTLQGIGAILPGTFLDDAVVRIPWLTDAGWAPVTMVLIDSWQWIPFVTLLLLAGMQTIPDELYEAAKVDGANSLQILRSITFPILLPISATVILIRGLEIFKIIDIIMVTTGGGPGNATESLTMYIFDTALTFGNYGYAASISFALLATVILFATVFLAGMRRITPR
- a CDS encoding carbohydrate ABC transporter permease, which encodes MRRNRSFLHSVALYGIVIFWCFIVLFPFYWMLSTSFKTQIAVSRGPRYVPQFELPFITVTNEDGEQEPFKTPGDFTPTLQHWNDLFTRDRDEVVRHFRNSLIAATGSMIFSIIIGSMAGYGLSRFRYYWARLGWDNDNIAFWIVSNRFLPPALFVVPFLLLYSTLGLVDKHFGLILAYTMFNVPFAVWIMRDFFNGLPEELEESAMIDGATRWVAFIRIVLPLSAPGLVAVAIFSFVFSWNEYLYALMLTNYEAITMPVLIAGQNNTRGIQWWFISALTLTAVAPVVLIGLALQRYITRGLVSGAIKG
- a CDS encoding carbohydrate ABC transporter permease, with the protein product MWAIPVLWAIVVSLRPRNDALGRGDIWFGQYLTTESYQIVNELAPFFPRIEDGRLTGSYYQNTLQYVLTTLGVQLVTIPLAAFAFVHFEFPGKKILFYLILAQMMIPTASLLVPNFVTIRELGLYDTTLAIAIPYFGSAFGTFLMRQAFLEVPTELVEAGQIDGCRWYHLLWHVYLPPSRPTLIAFGLVSVSFHWNSLLWPLVVTSDNARPLTMGLLRFTQLTDIGAQWSLIMAATLIIVAPLLLIFLIFQRQFIQSFMHSGIK